A region from the Onychostoma macrolepis isolate SWU-2019 chromosome 18, ASM1243209v1, whole genome shotgun sequence genome encodes:
- the depdc7a gene encoding LOW QUALITY PROTEIN: DEP domain-containing protein 7 (The sequence of the model RefSeq protein was modified relative to this genomic sequence to represent the inferred CDS: inserted 2 bases in 1 codon), translated as MHRPPETGMAGKPFRATYIWTNIINNLQTQVEVKRRRHNLKIYHDCFLGSEAVDVVLAHIIQSKFCGDTEVPRTKAVRLCQALMEARVFEAVDTKVFGKEKRQAKFEDSSCSLYRFLNSPTPSPSSSETIESGYDSLSIQRNTYSPPYKRKEDSAYSNNSPVKTDKSLEDVLGNLNMNTTITPQMMNLGLSQELMDEIWRQQTILRLLQLIELPLLESLLEGQESPRPPLHSMDSDPDLLYTSSYLDREILKAFSEAQADSWLSAAVDCLEFLPDQLVVEVSRGLAKCAEETSQYKQLLYGVLVQHYGQSDYPPLLSNHVFDIHSGVSELLVNGKREQALESLQLCLKLQDSRSREELRRLLRFMALAAGPQEIKLHKEIENRMAVKRAFSNAIVYGAKLAKGKVDLLVLFMMDNHHDLFKIPVTLHKLVSDKLASLIRGTDXDLITGTTYCRRLTGKDYLETVQKTTREELWTLLKTIHENSKLSLKEKRRLLGQFYKGHPEIFVQYFGNRISNVYI; from the exons AGACAGGGATGGCTGGGAAGCCATTCCGAGCCACGTACATCTGGACGAATATCATCAACAACCTTCAGACGCAGGTGGAGGTGAAGAGGAGACGCCACAATCTGAAAATCTACCATGACTGCTTTCTGGGCTCCGAGGCCGTGGACGTGGTTCTGGCTCACATCATTCAGAGTAAGTTCTGCGGAGACACCGAGGTGCCTCGTACCAAAGCGGTCCGCCTCTGCCAGGCCCTCATGGAGGCCAGAGTCTTTGAGGCGGTGGACACTAAGGTGTTTGGGAAAGAAAAGAGGCAAGCCAAGTTTGAGGACAGCAGCTGTAGTCTGTACAGGTTTCTAAACAGTCCGACCCCAAGCCCATCCAGCTCAGAGACCATTGAGAGCGGATACGACTCTCTCAGCATACAGAGGAACACGTACAGTCCACCCTACAAAAG GAAAGAAGATTCTGCGTATTCAAACAACTCACCTGTGAAAACGGATAAGTCTCTGGAGGATGTTTTGGGAAATCTGAACATGAACACAACCATCACACCACAGATGATGAATCTGGGGTTATCACAGGAAT TGATGGATGAAATATGGCGGCAGCAGACAATACTAAGGCTCCTACAGCTGATTGAGCTTCCGCTTCTGGAGAGCCTGCTGGAGGGCCAAGAGAGCCCTCGCCCGCCCCTCCACAGCATGGACAGTGACCCAGACCTCCTCTACACCAGCAGCTACCTGGACCGTGAGATCCTCAAAGCCTTCAGCGAGGCTCA AGCAGATAGCTGGTTGTCAGCGGCTGTGGACTGTCTGGAGTTTCTTCCTGATCAGTTGGTGGTGGAGGTGAGCCGAGGACTGGCCAAGTGTGCGGAGGAGACGTCTCAATACAAGCAGCTCCTCTACGGAGTCCTTGTTCAGCACTACGGCCAGTCTGACTACCCGCCGCTGCTCAGCAACCACGTCTTTGACATACACTCAGGCGTCTCCGAGCTGCTTG TGAATGGGAAGCGGGAGCAGGCGCTGGAGTCTCTGCAGCTCTGTCTGAAGCTGCAGGATTCACGCAGTCGAGAGGAGCTCCGCAGGTTACTGCGCTTCATGGCCCTCGCCGCCGGCCCTCAGGAGATCAAACTACACAAAGAG ATAGAGAACAGAATGGCAGTGAAGAGGGCGTTCTCCAATGCTATTGTGTACGGGGCCAAACTAGCCAAAGGGAAGGTTGATCTTCTGGTTCTTTTCATGATGGACAACCACCATGACCTCTTCAAG ATTCCCGTCACATTGCACAAACTTGTAAGTGATAAACTGGCCAGTCTCATCAGAGGAACGGA CGATCTCATCACAG GAACAACGTACTGTCGCCGTCTGACCGGAAAAGATTACCTGGAAACAGTTCAGAAAACTACCAGAGAAGAGCTGTGGACGTTACTGAAAACTATTCACGAGAACTCCAAGCTCTCTCTGAAAGAGAAGCGCCGTCTGCTTGGACAGTTCTACAAAGGACATCCTGAAATATTTGTGCAATATTTTGGCAACAGAATATccaatgtttatatttaa